The region CCTGTTCATCCTCCCCATGCCCATCCTCCTCCAGCAGATGCCCTTTCATGCCAAGCATGTCATCCCCACCACCTACTGTGAACACATGGCTGTGGTGAAGATGGTGTGTGTGGACACCACAGTCAATAGGATGTATGGTCTGGTGGTGGCCTTTTTGGTTGCTGGGGTAGATATCTCAGCTATTGCCTCATCTTATGTACTGATCATCCGGGCTGTAATGCGGCTGTCTTCTAAGGAAGCCCACCAAAAAGCAGTAAGCACATGCACCACACACATCTGTGTCATGCTGATCTCTTACACTCCctcactgttttcttttctcactcACCGCTTTGGCCGGGGAATTCCACCCCATATCCACACCATGCTCGGCAGCCTCTACTTCCTTGTGCCTCCAATGCTCAATCCTATTATTTATGCAGTGAAAACCAAGGAGTTTCGGGACAAATTGACCAAATAtaggggctggaggaaggagacCATAACCACGGCCCATGGTCAGAAAGCCCTCTGATCATCCGACTCTggtggggagaagaaaaaaaaagttaagtggaCGCTGTTCCAGGGGGAATTGGCTAGTGAGAAAAATATGTCATATTGACAAATTAGCTGCCAAAACTCTTAGACAGGCTAAGACACAGGAGAACTTCTTGCTCTCGCTAATTCTAAAGCAAAGCTATTAGTCCCAATGAAACGAAAATAATAACATATTCCCTCCCTTCTGACATGGTAGTTGGGAAAATTGTGTATGATAATATGGATACAAAAGAACTTCTCACAACACACGCTGAATGCAAGTAAAATGAGGTGGAACGTTTCCACACGGCGAGAACATGAGCACAAACAACAACTTACCCACTGCTTTGCCAAGGCGAGGCTGTGGTGTGTGTAGGTGTGGGTGTGTATGTACTTGCGTCTTTAAGGGGAAATGAGAGGTTAAGAGTGactgggtggggggcagtgggaagggacagggaaAGTACAAAATAATATTTAGAGTCACTCATTTATTATCCCTGCGGCAGAAGCCTTATATTTGGAGTACAGGACCAGGGGAATATGAACAAGAGACGCAATCTCCAATTGTCAGAGAAATTCCactgaaaagggaaaaatggaAAACTCCTAAGCTTAAAAGTTTGATCTGCATTTTaattccacatttaaaaaaattcctagacTCAACTCCCTTGCTTGTCTCAGCTAATTCCAGGGTCTCACAATCATCTTTTAGAGAGAAAATTTTGAGAATGCTCTGTTAATGATTCTAGTTATAAAAGTCAGTTTGATATTGAAATCTTTGACTGCCTGCCTCTGAAAGGCAGCTCCTCTGGGAACGTAGGAGAAATCATGAACAAGGACTTGGACAGTTTATGGAGCACAGATCTGGTGCCCAAATACAGGAATTCATTATATTCAGAAGATATTTTTTCTATCACTTCTAGACAATGATGGTGGGTATAGTGCAAATATTTCAAGATGTATGAAGACTGAAGGCTGAAAA is a window of Vicugna pacos chromosome 10, VicPac4, whole genome shotgun sequence DNA encoding:
- the LOC102530963 gene encoding olfactory receptor 52M1-like; this translates as MTDCNASQGHPSFFLLQGIPGMEDKHRWISIPFSSMYFITILGNCTIIFTISAERSLHKPMFLLLCMLALTDLGMSTTTIPKALCIFWFGQSEISYEGCLVQLFFIHSISALQSSILMSMAFDRYVAICEPLRYATILSNSRIGLIGLVSLGRAILFILPMPILLQQMPFHAKHVIPTTYCEHMAVVKMVCVDTTVNRMYGLVVAFLVAGVDISAIASSYVLIIRAVMRLSSKEAHQKAVSTCTTHICVMLISYTPSLFSFLTHRFGRGIPPHIHTMLGSLYFLVPPMLNPIIYAVKTKEFRDKLTKYRGWRKETITTAHGQKAL